A single Melopsittacus undulatus isolate bMelUnd1 chromosome 11, bMelUnd1.mat.Z, whole genome shotgun sequence DNA region contains:
- the SUZ12 gene encoding LOW QUALITY PROTEIN: polycomb protein SUZ12 (The sequence of the model RefSeq protein was modified relative to this genomic sequence to represent the inferred CDS: deleted 3 bases in 2 codons) has protein sequence MGRCGAIFGANGRGGEAGASWPSGSAGSALRRAERRRLGGVGARRFPSPRLTPPAPAAPSLPARSPSCRGPSGARPMAPQKHGGGAGPSSGSAGGAAGGGGGGGGGGGGGGGGFGGSAAAAAAAPGGKSGGAAGGGGGGGSGYSGGSSASSAAAAAAAALPPVKKPKMEQIQADHELFLQAFEKPTQIYRFLRTRNLIAPIFLHRTLTYMSHRNSRTNIKRKTFKVDDMLSKVEKMKGEQESHSLSAHLQLTFTGFFHKNDKPSQNSENEQNSVTLEVLLVKVCHKKRKDVSCPIRQVPTGKKQVPLNPDLSQIKPGNFPSLAVSSNEFEPSNSHMVKSYSLLFRVTRPGRREFNGLINGETNENIDVNEELPARRKRNSSNREDGEKTFVAQMTVFDKNRRLQLLDGEYEVAMQEMEECPISKKRATWETILDGKRLPPFETFSQGPTLQFTLRWTGDTNDKSTAPIAKPLATRNSESLPQENKPNSVKPTQTIAVKESLPTDLQTRKERDVLNEPRQKLRIFYQFLYNNNTRQQTEARDDLHCPWCTLNCRKLYSLLKHLKLCHSRFIFNYVYHPKGARIDVSINECYDGSYAGNPQDIHRQPGFAFSRNGPVKRTPITHILVCRPKRTKASMSEFLESEDGEVEQQRTYSSGHNRLYFHSDTCLPLRPQEMEVDSEDEKDPEWLREKTITQIEEFSDVNEGEKEVMKLWNLHVMKHGFIADNQMNHACMLFVENYGQKIIKKNLCRNFMLHLVSMHDFNLISIMSIDKAVARLREMQQKLEKGESASPTDEESSEEQSGTTNGYSENNLRERISEMDGISGVTKQSKKQKL, from the exons ATGGGACGCTGCGGCGCCATCTTcggagccaatgggagaggaggggaggcgGGCGCGTCGTGGCCGTCGGGTTCGGCTGGTTCG GCGCTGAGGAGAGCGGAGCGGAGGAGACTTGGAGGAGTTGGAGCTCGGCGCTTCCCCTCCCCCCGCCTCACCCCACCCGCCCCAGCCGCCCCCTCCCTCCCCGCTCGGTCTCCGTCCTGCCGGGGCCCT TCGGGGGCCAGGCCCATGGCTCCTCAGAAGCACGGTGGAGGTGCGGGGCCCAGCTCGGGCTCCGCTGGCGGCGCCGccggaggaggaggtggtggcgGCGGCGGAGGCGGCGGAGGCGGCGGGGGGTTCGGGGGCTCcgccgcggcggcggcggcggctcccggCGGCAAATCCGGTGGTGccgcgggcggcggcggcggcggaggaaGCGGCTACTCGGGCGGTTCCTCGGCCTCCTctgcggcggcggcagcggcggcggcgctgcCCCCTGTGAAGAAGCCGAAGATGGAGCAGATCCAGGCCGACCACGAGCTCTTTCTTCAGGCCTTCGAGA aaCCAACACAGATATACAGATTTCTACGTACCCGGAATCTAATAGCA CCAATATTTTTGCACAGGACCCTCACTTACATGTCCCACAGAAACTCCCGAACAAATATCAAAAG GAAAACATTCAAAGTAGATGACATGTTATCAAAAGTAGAGAAAATGAAGGGAGAACAAGAATCTCACAG ctTATCTGCTCATTTGCAACTTACGTTTACTGGGTTCTTCCATAAAAATG atAAGCCATCACAAAACTCAGAGAATGAACAAAATTCTGTAACTCTGGAAGTACTGCTCGTGAAAGTGTGCCACAAGAAACGAAAG GATGTCAGTTGTCCGATAAGACAGGTTCCTACAGGTAAAAAGCAGGTGCCTTTAAACCCAGACCTCAGCCAAATAAAACCGGGCAACTTCCCATCGCTTGCAGTTTCCAGCAATGAATTTGAACCAAGCAACAGCCATATGGTGAAGTCTTACTCATTGTTATTCAGAGTAACTCGCCCAGGAAGAAGAGAGTTTAATGGACTGATAAATGGCGAAACTAATGAAAACATTG ATGTCAATGAGGAGCTTCCagctagaagaaaaagaaactcttCAAATCGTGAAGATGGGGAAAAGACATTTGTAGCACAAATGACTGTATTTGATAAAAACAG ACGCTTGCAGCTTCTGGATGGGGAATATGAAGTGGCCATGCAGGAAATGGAAGAGTGTCCCATTAGCAAGAAAAGAGCAACATGGGAAACAATACTTGATGGGAAG AGATTGCCTccatttgaaacattttctcaGGGACCTACACTTCAGTTTACTCTTCGTTGGACAGGAGACACAAATGATAAGTCTACAGCTCCTATAGCCAAGCCTCTTGCAACACGGAATTCTGAAAGCCTCCCTCAAGAAAACAAGCCCAATTCTGTTAAACCTACTCAGACTATAG ctgtgaaagaaTCACTGCCAACAGACcttcaaacaagaaaagaaagagatgtttTAAATGAACCTCGACAAAAGTTGAGAATATTTTACCAG TTCCTCTATAACAACAACACGAGGCAGCAGACTGAAGCCCGGGATGACTTGCACTGCCCGTGGTGCACACTGAACTGTCGGAAGCTCTATAGTTTACTGAAACATCTCAAGCTTTGCCACAGCAGATTTATCTTTAATTATGTT TATCACCCAAAAGGTGCTAGAATAGACGTTTCCATCAATGAGTGCTACGATGGCTCCTATGCAGGAAATCCCCAGGATATCCATCGCCAGCCTGGGTTTGCCTTCAGTCGCAATGGACCAGTCAAAAGAACTCCTATCACACACATACTGGTTTGCAG GCCAAAGCGTACGAAAGCAAGTATGTCAGAGTTCCTTGAGTCTGAAGATGGAGAAGTAGAGCAGCAGCGAACATACAGCAGTGGGCACAACCGGCTGTATTTCCACAGTGACACGTGTTTACCTCTGCGTCCACAAGAGATGGAAGTAGACAGTGAGGATGAAAAGGACCCTGAATGGCTGCGGGAGAAAACCATTACT CAAATTGAAGAATTTTCTGATGTTAACGAAGGGGAGAAGGAAGTGATGAAACTATGGAATCTTCATGTTATGAAGCACGG GTTTATTGCTGACAATCAAATGAATCATGCCTGTATGCTGTTTGTGGAAAACTATggacagaaaataattaagaagAACTTGTGTCGAAACTTTATGCTCCATCTGGTCAGCATGCATGACTTTAACCTCATCAGCATCATGTCCATAGACAAAGCTGTTGCCAGGCTCCGAGAGATGCAGCAGAAGTTGGAGAAAGGAGAATCAGCCTCCCCAACAGATGAGGAATCTTCTGAGGAACAAAGTGGGACGACAAATGGATATAGTGAAAATAATCTGAGAGAGAGGATTTCAGAAATGGATGGCATCTCAGGTGTCacaaaacagagcaagaaacaGAAGCTCTGA